In Desulfomicrobium escambiense DSM 10707, the DNA window GAATCTGAGCCATATGCCTTGCCTCACAAACACGATAGGGAGGCTTGAGCCTCCCTATGAGTTCTTTTTTGGTAGGCGCGAGGAGGGTCGAACTCCTGACCCCTTGCACGTCAAGCAAGTGCTCTCCCACTGAGCTACGCGCCTAAATGGAGAGCCGCATATATCCCCGCATTTGCGAGCATGTCAACACTCTTTTTTCACGTCTTGCGATTTTTTTTCGGAACTGCCATCGCAGGCCCACCGGTCAACATCCACGGAGCCGCAATGAACCCATATCTCATCATCGTCCTCTCCTCCGTCATCCTGGGCGCAGGCTGGAGCCTCTTCCTTGAGTGGCTCAACCTCCAATCCCTCGCCCCGTCCGCCCCACCTCTGCTCGCCGACGTCCACGACCCGCAGGCCTACCGCCGCTCCCAGGACTACGCCCGCGCCCGCGGCGCATGGGACATGATCGAGCAGACCGTAGGCACGGCGGCCACCCTGGCCTTCATCCTGGCGGGGGGCTTTCCCCTGGCCGACCGACTGGCCCGCATCGGCGACAGCGACATCCTGACAGGACTGGCCTTCTTCTGCCTGCTCTTCGCCGGCTCGGAACTGCTGGGGTTGCCCTTCTCCATATATAGGACCTTTGTGCTCGAGGCCCGCTTCGGCTTCAACACCACCACGCCAGGCACCTTCATTCTGGACAGGCTCAAGGGGTACCTCCTGGCCGCCGCCCTGGGCCTGACCCTGCTGGCCGCGGTGCTCTGGCTCTTCTCGTCCTTCGGTCCATGGGCCTGGACGCTGTGCTGGGCGGTCACGACGATCTTCTCCGTTGCCCTGACCTTCCTCGCGCCTTCCCTGATCATGCCCCTCTTCAACACCTTCACGCCCCTCGAGGACCGCAATCTGCTGGACAGGCTGCGGGACCTGGCCCGGCGCACGGGTTTCGACCTCGGCGGCGTCTTCGTCATGGACGGATCAAAGCGGTCCACCAAGGCCAACGCCTTCTTCACGGGCCTGGGACGCACCAAGCGCATCGCCCTCTACGACACGCTGCTGGCGGCCCATGAGGCCGACGAGATCGAGGCCATCCTGGCCCACGAAATCGGACACTACCGCCTGGGGCACATCACCAGGGGGCTCGTCCTGTCCATCCTGCAGACGGGGTTGCTCCTCACCCTGATGGGCCAGGCGATCACCCTGCCGGGACTGTACGAGGCCTTCGGCATGACCGCCATGCCCGTGCACGCGGGCCTGGTCTTCTTCCTCCTGCTGTATTCCCCGGTGTCGCTGGTGCTGACACCATTCTTCGCCGGGCTCTCGCGCCGCCGCGAATTCGAGGCCGACAGCTTCGCCGCGGCGCACCTCCCCTCGCCCGAGCCCCTGGTCCGCGCCCTGAAGAAGATATCCAGCCAGAGCCTGGCCAACCTCACCCCGCACCCCTGGTACGTCTTCTTTCATTACAGCCATCCCCCGCTGGGCGCGAGGATCGCGGCCCTGGCAGACTCCGGCAAATCCGCGCGCAAGTGACGGCCGTCTTTGCAATTCCGCCGATTTCGGCTATCCACGCTGCCATGCACTCCACCCCAAGCCAGGCGCGCACCGTGAATGACACGACACCCTGCATCCTGATCGTCGACGACGAACCGCTGAACATCAAGCTGCTCGACATCGTGCTTACCAAAGGCGGCTACCGCACCATTTCGGCCACCAGCGGACCGGCCGCGCGCGCCGCGGCCCTGGAGCAGTCGCCGGACCTCATCCTCCTCGACGTGCTCATGCCCGGCGAGGACGGTTACGTCACCTGCGAACTGCTCAAGCACGACCCCCGGACCTCGGACATCCCCGTCATCTTCATCTCGGCCCTGACGGACACTTCCAGCAAGGTCCGCGGCCTGGAAGTCGGCGGCGTGGACTTCGTGTCCAAACCCTTCGAGAAGGCCGAGGTCCTGGCGCGGGTCAAGGTGCACCTCAAGCTGCGGCTGACCTACAAGGCCCTGATCGAAGCCCAGGCCCAGCGCCTGGCCCAGGTCCAGGACGCCCAGCAGGCCCTCCTGGTCCAGCCCGGCGACCTGCCCGAGGCGGGTTTCGCCGTGCACTTCGAGCCAGTCCTGGAGGCGGGTGGCGACTTCTACGACGTTCTGCGCGTGGGCGGCGCGTCCTTCGACTACATCGTGGCCGATGTCAGCGGGCACGACCTGGGCACGTCCTACGTGACCTCGGCCCTGAAGGCCCTCTTCAGCCAGAACTGCAACGTGGTCACCTCCCCGTCCGAGAGCCTGACCATGATCAACAGCGTCCTGTGCCGCATCCTGACCGGCGGCACCCACATCACGGCGGGGTTCGCCCGCCTGAACCGCGAACAGCGCACCCTGCACTACGTCAACGCCGCCCACCCCGCCCCGGTCCTGCTGCGCGCCGACGGCGGCGTGGAGACCCTCCAGGCCACGGGGGACCTGCTCGGCGTGTTCGACTCGGTCCTGTTCGAAGCCCTGTCCATTCCCGTGAACCCGGGCGACCGGCTCTTCATGTACACCGACGGACTCATCGAGGGCTTCGGCGACGAAAAGATGACCCGGGAGGAAGGCCTGGAACGCCTTACCGCGACCTGCGCCGCCCATCGCGGCCTGCCAATGGCCCGGGCCGTGGAGGCAATCCACGCCGCCCTCGTTCCCCCCGGCGCGCCGCGCGGGGACGACACCATCCTGCTGGCCCTGGAGGTCTGAACATGTTCGACTTCACGCCCCTGCACCACGGCTTCGATCTGGAGATGGACACGGACCTGAGCAACGTCGACCTCTGCGTGGAGCGCATCCGGCTCTTCCTGGAGGAGCGCGGGGAGCAGGGACACCTCTTCGCCGTCTCCCTCCTGGCGAGGGAGGCCCTAAACAACGCCATGATCCACGGCAACGGACTGGACCCGGCCAAGCGGGTATCCTTCAGGTTCACCGCCACGGACGGAGGGTACGATCTGGAAGTGGAGGACCAGGGACCGGGCTTCGACTGGCAGGGACACATGCAGGTCAGCAGCGGCGTCGACGACATCCGCGGGCGGGGGCACGAAATCTACCGCAACTACGCCCGCGCCGTCAGTTACAACGACCGGGGCAACGCCCTGAGACTTGAATACCGGAGGGAGTGATGCACAGCTTTCAGGTGGAGACCGACGCCAGGGAGGTGATGATCGACATCACCGGCCGCCTGGAGGAACTGCTGCGGGAGTCCGGCGCGCAGTCCGGGCTCATGACGGTCTACACGCCGCACACGACAACGGGCCTGACCATCAACGAAGGGGCCGACCCCGACGTTTGCCGGGACATCCTGGCCCATCTGCGGGTCATGGTGCCGAGGCACGCGGGCTTCCGCCACGCCGAAGGGAACTCCGACGCGCACATCAAGGCCACGCTCCTGGGCTCGTCGGTGCAGATCATCGTCGAGCGGGGGCGACTCGTGCTCGGGACCTGGCAGCACGTCTTCCTCGGGGAGTTCGACGGGCCCCGCAGGCGCACCCTCCAGGTCACGATCCTGTCCTGACCCTCACTCCTCGCGCAAAGGTCGCGTCATCAGCTCGCGCACGGCTTCGGCCGGGTTCTTGCCCTCGAAGAGCACCGCATGCACCTGCCCGGTGATGGGCAGCTCGATGCCGAGCTTGCGGCCCAGGGCGAACACGGCTTCCGTCGTCTTGACCCCTTCGGCCACGTTGTGCATGCCCCCCAGGATCTCGTCGAGGGTCTGCCCGCGGCCGATGGCCAGACCGACGCGGCGGTTGCGGCTCAGGTCGCCCGTGCAGGTCAGGACCAGGTCACCCATGCCCGAGAGGCCCATGAAGGTGGCGGAGTTGGCGCCCAGGGCCGCGCCCAGGCGCGACATCTCGGACAGGCCGCGGGTGATGAGGGCCGCGCGCGCGTTCTGGCCGAAGCCCAGGCCATCGGAGATGCCCGAGGCGATGGCCATGATGTTCTTGACCGCCCCGCCCAGCTCCACGCCCGTGACGTCGGCGTTGACGTAGACGCGGAAGGTCTCGGTGGAAAAGAGGGTCTGCACCCGGTCGGCCAGATCCGCATCCGCGCAGCCCAGGGTCACGGCCGTGGGCAGGCCCGCCACAACCTCCGTGGCGAAGGACGGTCCCGAAAGCACCGCGTACCGGGGATCAAGGCCGGCAAGCTCGGCCGCGACCACCTGGCCCATGGTGCGGAACGTCCCCAGCTCCACGCCCTTGCTGGCGCAGACGAAACCGGCGCCCGCGGGGAACAGCGCCCTGTTTTCGCGCAGGAAAGCGCCCAGGTTCTGGCACGGCACGGCCAGCACGACGCACCGGGCGTCCTTGAGCACGGCCGCCAGGTCCGCGCTGGCCCGCAGGTCCCGGCACAAGGCCTGCCCCGGGAGATAGCGGGAGTTGGTGCCGGACTCGACGATTTCCCGCGCCGCGTCTTCCCTGCGCGTCCACAGGCACGCGTCCTCCCCTTTCCGGGCCAGCACGTTGGCCAGGGCCGTGCCCCAGCTTCCTCCTCCAAGCACCGCGACGTTCACGCAACCCTCCAGGTTTCCTCGATGTCGGCAAGACGGCACTATCGAGGATGCGCCCGTTTCTGTAAAGGGTCCTCTTGTCAGCATATGGCGAAACGGGTAAGGAGCGACCTCGAAACATGACCGGAAGCCTCCGGCGCAACACGAGGAATAGCCGTGCATTTCACCCAGACCGAACACGAAATCCTACGCATCGTCCAGGACACCCTGCCCGACAGCGCCACCCCCTACGCGGACATCGCCCGCCAGGCCGGCGGCACCGAGGAGGAAGTCCTCGAACTGCTCAAGAAACTGAAGAAAGGCGGCCAGATCCGCCGCTTCGGCGCCACCCTGCGCCATCAGCAGGCCGGGTACGGCTTCAACGCCATGGTCGCCTGGTACATCGAGGAGGGCTTCGACCCTGACGAGGTGGGCCGCATCATGGCCCGGCGCCCGGAGATTTCCCACTGCTACCTGCGCCCCAACTGCATGGACTGGCCCTACGACATGTACACCATGATCCACGGCAAGAGCCGCGACGACTGCATGCAGGTCGTGCGCGAGCTCGTGGAGCAGACCGGCGTGACGCAGTACGAAATGCTCTTCAGCATCAAGGAGCTGAAGAAGACGTCCATGGAATATTTTTAGCCCCGCATTTGGAGAAAGCCCCATGACCAGATCCCAGGAACTCTTCGAGAAAGCCCAGACCCTCATCCCCGGCGGCGTGAACAGCCCCGTGCGCGCCTGCCGCAGCGTCAGTTGCGACCCGCTCTTCATCGCCAGGGCCTCGGGCAGCAAACTCGTGACCGAGGACGGACAGGAGCTGATCGACTACGTCATGTCCTGGGGCCCCATGCTTCTGGGACACAACCATCCCGACGTGGCCGCGGCCATCGCCGCCACGGCCCAGGGCGGCACGAGCTTCGGCGCGCCGTGCCGCCTGGAGGTCGAACTGGCCCAGGCCGTGGTGGACGCGGTGCCGGGCATCGACATGGTCCGCATGGTCAGCTCGGGCACCGAGGCGACCATGAGCGCCCTGCGCCTGGCCCGGGGGTACACGGGCCGAAACGGCGTGATAAAATTTCACGGCGGCTATCACGGCCATGCCGACGCCTTCCTGGCCAGCGCCGGCTCGGGCGTGGCCACGCAGTCCATCCCCGGTACGCCCGGCGTGCCCCAGGACGTGGTCAAGCACACCCTCCTGGCCCACTACAACGATCTGGACGCCGTCAAAACCCTGTTCGCGAACCACGGCCACGACATCGCGGCGGTCATCGTCGAGCCCGTAGCCGGCAACATGGGGATGGTCCTGCCCAAGCCCGGATTCCTGGAAGGTCTGCGCGAACTGACCCGGGCCTACGGCGCGCTGCTGATCTTCGACGAGGTCATAACGGGCTTCCGCGTGGCCTTCGGCGGCGCCCAGCAGGCCTTCGGCATCGACCCCGACCTGACCTGCCTGGGCAAGATCATCGGCGGCGGCCTGCCCGTGGGCGCCTACGGCGGCAAGCGCGAGATCATGAGCCACATCGCGCCCAGCGGCACCGTCTACCAGGCCGGCACCCTCTCGGGGAACCCGTTGGCCATGGCCGCGGGCCTGGCCACCCTGAAGGCCCTGGCGTCCCGCGACTACGCGGCCCTGGCCGTTCGCACCGAGGCCTTTTCGCGGGAACTCGAGAACATTTTGCACAGCAAGGGCGTCCCGGTCACGCGCAACCACATCGCCTCCATCTTCACCCTGTTCTTCACCGAAACGCCGGTGACGGACTTCCCATCGGCCCAGACGGCCGACAGCGGACTTTTCGTCTCCTACTACCAGCAGATGCGCGCGCAGGGCATCTATCTTGCACCGTCCGGTTACGAATGCGCCTTCACGTCCTTCGCCCACAGCGACGAAGACCTGGAACGCACCTTGGACGCCGCGAAGAGGGTCAGGTTCTGAAGTGGAACCCAATTTCTCGGCATCCTTGACTGAAGACCAAGACCGTCGATATAAACGTCCCAGCTTGTGCTTTTTGTAACGTTTCTTTCTGGAGGTAGAAAGAGGATGAAAAAATCACTGTTGTTGAGCCTGATCTGCGCGGCGCTCCTGTCCCTGATCGCCGCCCCGGTCCTGTTCGCCGCCGACGCCCCCAAGGATGACTACGTCATCAAGGCCCCCGAAGGCATGAAGACCAAGGAAAAGGACGGCAAGCCCGGCGCTCTGCAGAAGTCCGTTGCCTTCCCGCACTCCAAGCACGCCGCCGTGGAGTGCAAGGAATGTCACCACACCCTTGACGCCGACGGCGGCAAGGTCAAGCAGTGCACGTCCGCCGGCTGTCACGACTCTCTGGAGGCTCGTGGCAAGGATAACGCCAAGGACGTCAAGCTGGTTGAGAACGCCTTCCACACTCAGTGCATCGAGTGCCACAAGGCTCTGAAGAAGGAAAACAAGCCCACCGGCCCCACCGCCTGTGGCAAGTGTCACACCAAGTAGGGTAGCACCCGAAATTTCGATCAGCACAAGCAAAGGCCGGCCTTTGGTTCGCCCCTGCCGCAGACCCTGCGGCAGGGGCTTTTTTTTCGGCGGGAAATCGGATAGCCCGCACCGTACATTGCCCTTGCCGACGCTTCCTGCTAGGAAATGCCGATGCCCCAACGTCAAGAAAGGATCTCGCCATGAACACACCGCACAACCCGACGGACGACATCTTGGAACTCACGGACATCGTGGAGGAAGGAGCGCCCGAGGCGCCGGGCCTCGACTTCGCCATGGACAGGGCGGTGGACGCCAGAAGCCTGGACGAGGAACTCGACAACCTCCTGCGCGACACGGACTCCACGCTGAAGGCAGTCCATGCGGGCGAAACGGACATTCCTTTCGACACGCTCCCTGCCGAAAGCCGGCAGGCCGGCGTGACCAGGGCCGCGCAGTCGGCATCGCCGCAGGCGGACCTCTCCGACCTGGATGATCTTTTCGGCTCGCTACAGCTCGACGACGCCAACTCGACTCAGGACTCCCTGGACATGCTCCTGGACGAAAAGTCGCAGGGACAGGCTGTCGCGACGGATATTCCCGCAACCGAAGAGATCATCGATCTCGACCTCGAGGTCCCCGGACTCGACGCCGACGACTCGGCCCCGGACCTTCTGGAACTGACCGACGAACTGCTGGCCGACATCCCCGAAACCGTGCTGGTCCCGCCTGCGGACAGCCAGGCGATCAAGGCCGCGGAAGCGCCCATATTTCCCTCTCCGGAAGGCCTTGATCTCGACATCGAAACCGTGACCCCACGATTCGAGACGGCCGTCGAACTTCAGCCCGAGCCGGCGCAACCGACAGCCGCGGCTCCCGAACAGCCGGAGCCGTCCGTTTCCCAGGCCGAACTCGAAATCCTGAGCGCACGGCTGGACGCCCTGGAGGCCAGGCCCGTGCCCGAGCCGGAAATCAGGCCGGAGCAGGTGCTCGGCGCCCTGCCCGACTCCCCCGACGACCTGCCCATGACACGGGCCCTGCGCGAAGGCATCATGCAGGCCGTGGACGACAGGCTCGCCGCAGCGGCTTCGAACCCGGAACTGGCGAATCTCCGCCAAGCCGCCACGGAGCTCTCGGCACGCATCGCGGCCCTGGAGACCCGGCCGGAACCGAGCGTGAAAATCAGCCCGGAACAGGTGCTGGCCGCGCTGCCCGACTCCCCCGATGACCTGCCCATGGCCCGGACCCTGCGCGACGGCATCATGCAGGCCGTGGACGACAGGCTCGCCGCAGCGGCTTCGAACCCGGAGCTGGCGGATCTCCGCCAAGGCGCCACGGAGCTCTCGGCACGCATCGCGGACCTGGAGACCCGGCCGGAACCGACCGTGGAAATCAGCCCGGAGCAGGTGCTGACCGCGCTGCCCGACTCTCCCGATGCCCTGCCCCTGGCCCGGGCCCTGCGCGACGAGATTCTCGC includes these proteins:
- a CDS encoding M48 family metallopeptidase: MNPYLIIVLSSVILGAGWSLFLEWLNLQSLAPSAPPLLADVHDPQAYRRSQDYARARGAWDMIEQTVGTAATLAFILAGGFPLADRLARIGDSDILTGLAFFCLLFAGSELLGLPFSIYRTFVLEARFGFNTTTPGTFILDRLKGYLLAAALGLTLLAAVLWLFSSFGPWAWTLCWAVTTIFSVALTFLAPSLIMPLFNTFTPLEDRNLLDRLRDLARRTGFDLGGVFVMDGSKRSTKANAFFTGLGRTKRIALYDTLLAAHEADEIEAILAHEIGHYRLGHITRGLVLSILQTGLLLTLMGQAITLPGLYEAFGMTAMPVHAGLVFFLLLYSPVSLVLTPFFAGLSRRREFEADSFAAAHLPSPEPLVRALKKISSQSLANLTPHPWYVFFHYSHPPLGARIAALADSGKSARK
- a CDS encoding PP2C family protein-serine/threonine phosphatase encodes the protein MNDTTPCILIVDDEPLNIKLLDIVLTKGGYRTISATSGPAARAAALEQSPDLILLDVLMPGEDGYVTCELLKHDPRTSDIPVIFISALTDTSSKVRGLEVGGVDFVSKPFEKAEVLARVKVHLKLRLTYKALIEAQAQRLAQVQDAQQALLVQPGDLPEAGFAVHFEPVLEAGGDFYDVLRVGGASFDYIVADVSGHDLGTSYVTSALKALFSQNCNVVTSPSESLTMINSVLCRILTGGTHITAGFARLNREQRTLHYVNAAHPAPVLLRADGGVETLQATGDLLGVFDSVLFEALSIPVNPGDRLFMYTDGLIEGFGDEKMTREEGLERLTATCAAHRGLPMARAVEAIHAALVPPGAPRGDDTILLALEV
- a CDS encoding ATP-binding protein translates to MFDFTPLHHGFDLEMDTDLSNVDLCVERIRLFLEERGEQGHLFAVSLLAREALNNAMIHGNGLDPAKRVSFRFTATDGGYDLEVEDQGPGFDWQGHMQVSSGVDDIRGRGHEIYRNYARAVSYNDRGNALRLEYRRE
- a CDS encoding secondary thiamine-phosphate synthase enzyme YjbQ; translated protein: MHSFQVETDAREVMIDITGRLEELLRESGAQSGLMTVYTPHTTTGLTINEGADPDVCRDILAHLRVMVPRHAGFRHAEGNSDAHIKATLLGSSVQIIVERGRLVLGTWQHVFLGEFDGPRRRTLQVTILS
- a CDS encoding NAD(P)H-dependent glycerol-3-phosphate dehydrogenase, with the translated sequence MNVAVLGGGSWGTALANVLARKGEDACLWTRREDAAREIVESGTNSRYLPGQALCRDLRASADLAAVLKDARCVVLAVPCQNLGAFLRENRALFPAGAGFVCASKGVELGTFRTMGQVVAAELAGLDPRYAVLSGPSFATEVVAGLPTAVTLGCADADLADRVQTLFSTETFRVYVNADVTGVELGGAVKNIMAIASGISDGLGFGQNARAALITRGLSEMSRLGAALGANSATFMGLSGMGDLVLTCTGDLSRNRRVGLAIGRGQTLDEILGGMHNVAEGVKTTEAVFALGRKLGIELPITGQVHAVLFEGKNPAEAVRELMTRPLREE
- a CDS encoding Lrp/AsnC family transcriptional regulator, whose protein sequence is MHFTQTEHEILRIVQDTLPDSATPYADIARQAGGTEEEVLELLKKLKKGGQIRRFGATLRHQQAGYGFNAMVAWYIEEGFDPDEVGRIMARRPEISHCYLRPNCMDWPYDMYTMIHGKSRDDCMQVVRELVEQTGVTQYEMLFSIKELKKTSMEYF
- the hemL gene encoding glutamate-1-semialdehyde 2,1-aminomutase; protein product: MTRSQELFEKAQTLIPGGVNSPVRACRSVSCDPLFIARASGSKLVTEDGQELIDYVMSWGPMLLGHNHPDVAAAIAATAQGGTSFGAPCRLEVELAQAVVDAVPGIDMVRMVSSGTEATMSALRLARGYTGRNGVIKFHGGYHGHADAFLASAGSGVATQSIPGTPGVPQDVVKHTLLAHYNDLDAVKTLFANHGHDIAAVIVEPVAGNMGMVLPKPGFLEGLRELTRAYGALLIFDEVITGFRVAFGGAQQAFGIDPDLTCLGKIIGGGLPVGAYGGKREIMSHIAPSGTVYQAGTLSGNPLAMAAGLATLKALASRDYAALAVRTEAFSRELENILHSKGVPVTRNHIASIFTLFFTETPVTDFPSAQTADSGLFVSYYQQMRAQGIYLAPSGYECAFTSFAHSDEDLERTLDAAKRVRF
- a CDS encoding cytochrome c3 family protein, producing MKKSLLLSLICAALLSLIAAPVLFAADAPKDDYVIKAPEGMKTKEKDGKPGALQKSVAFPHSKHAAVECKECHHTLDADGGKVKQCTSAGCHDSLEARGKDNAKDVKLVENAFHTQCIECHKALKKENKPTGPTACGKCHTK